In Gossypium arboreum isolate Shixiya-1 chromosome 5, ASM2569848v2, whole genome shotgun sequence, a single genomic region encodes these proteins:
- the LOC108450320 gene encoding LOW QUALITY PROTEIN: ruvB-like protein 1 (The sequence of the model RefSeq protein was modified relative to this genomic sequence to represent the inferred CDS: substituted 1 base at 1 genomic stop codon), with product MDKMKIEEVQSTAKKQRIATHTHIKGLGLDATGNAIPLAAGFVGQAEAREAAGLVVDMIRQKKMAGRALLLAGPPGTGKTALALGISQELGSKVPFCPMVGSEVYSSEVKKTEVLMENFRRAIGLRIKENKEVYEGEVTELSPEETESVTGGYGKSISHVIIGLKTVKGTKQLKLDPTIYDALIKEKVAVGDVIYIEANSGAVKRVGRSDAFATEFDLEAEEYVPLPKGEVHKKKEIVQDVTLHDLDAANARPQGGQDILSLMGQMMKPRKTEITDKLRQEINKVVNRYIDEGVAXLVPGVLFIDEVHMLDMECFSYLNRALESSLSPIVIFATNRGICNVRGTDMNSPHGIPVDLLDRLVIIRTQIYGPSEMIQILAIRAQVEELVVDEESLALLGEIGQSTSLRHAVQLLSPASIVAKMNGRDGICKADLEEVSKLYIDAKSSAKILQEQQEKYIS from the exons ATGGATAAAATGAAGATCGAAGAGGTTCAATCAACGGCTAAAAAGCAAAGAATCGCGACTCACACTCACATCAAAGGCCTTGGTCTCGAT GCCACTGGAAATGCAATTCCTTTAGCTGCAGGTTTTGTGGGGCAAGCAGAGGCAAGAGAAGCTGCTGGTCTTGTAGTGGACATGATAAGGCAGAAGAAGATGGCTGGCCGTGCACTTCTGTTGGCTGGGCCTCCTGGTACTGGAAAAACAGCATTGGCACTTGGAATTTCCCAAGAGCTTGGGAGCAAG GTTCCGTTCTGTCCAATGGTTGGATCTGAAGTATACTCATCAGAAGTAAAGAAAACCGAGGTTTTGATGGAAAACTTCCGACGGGCTATTGGTCTACGTATAAAGGAAAATAAAGAGGTCTATGAAGGAGAG GTTACTGAACTCTCTCCTGAAGAAACAGAGAGCGTAACAGGTGGTTATGGTAAAAGCATTAGCCATGTAATTATTGGATTGAAAACTGTTAAAGGGACAAAACAACTGAAGCTAGACCCTACAATTTATGATGCCTTGATTAAGGAAAAG GTAGCTGTTGGAGATGTTATATATATTGAAGCTAATAGTGGAGCAGTCAAAAGGGTGGGCAGAAGTGATGCTTTTGCGACAGAGTTTGACCTTGAAGCAGAAGAGTATGTTCCACTTCCCAAAGGAGAGGTTCACAAAAAGAAGGAGATAGTGCAG GATGTAACACTCCATGATCTGGATGCTGCCAATGCACGGCCACAAGGGGGGCAGGACATATTGTCTCTAATGGGGCAGATGATGAAGCCCAGGAAGACTGAAATCACTGACAAATTACGACAAGAAATAAACAAG GTAGTTAACCGGTATATTGATGAAGGTGTTGCATAGCTTGTACCAGGAGTTCTATTCATTGATGAG GTGCATATGCTGGACATGGAGTGCTTTTCATACTTGAATCGTGCTTTAGAGAGCTCACTATCTCCAATAGTAATTTTCGCTACAAATAGAGGCATTTGTAATGTAAG GGGAACTGATATGAATAGTCCTCATGGCATACCTGTTGACTTATTAGACAGATTGGTGATCATCCGTACACAGATTTACGGTCCTTCTGAAATGATACAG ATTTTAGCAATCCGTGCACAGGTGGAAGAATTGGTCGTGGATGAAGAGAGTCTAGCACTGCTAGGAGAGATTGGACAAAGCACATCATTAAG GCATGCAGTTCAGTTGTTATCACCTGCAAGTATCGTGGCAAAAATGAATGGACGGGACGGCATTTGCAAG GCTGATCTAGAGGAAGTAAGCAAGCTATACATAGATGCCAAGTCTTCTGCAAAAATTCTTCAGGAGCAGCAGGAAAAATACATTTCATAA
- the LOC108450658 gene encoding uncharacterized protein LOC108450658 isoform X1 gives MTHFPVLNAWRQCRYLCVCHQIHKKKPSPMDTLSGFAFITNCNTSSCTRFSLLPPHQRPPLSRRNPTVYVLKTSSSSVSESVEENVLEMFFKDREVNGDFVSKVSDMLWQREVLKVVDTDASEPADTAEQSQQVIEIDDDSGFLKLSRTQEWLLGDNSAPRNKKAIAKVLQNDSARRKKLNLLKYEALKRELTLLSVGIGTACSGYCLIVLSFQAAVSYAIGVLLSCLYLQLLYQHADGLSEEMVPQIFKQKKSKKIGIRSEDLQDFFERTIKGSGIALSSPRLVIPAAVYGLWIVSHKFLANDFFDFQLVPAMLGMFAYKAAALVQVYRDNEDLQFVFPENEEQSNK, from the exons ATGACGCATTTTCCAGTTCTAAATGCTTGGCGGCAGTGTAGATATTTATGCGTTTGCCACCAAATTCACAAAAAGAAGCCATCCCCAATGGACACTCTTTCAGGGTTTGCTTTCATCACCAACTGCAACACTTCTTCATGTACAAGATTCTCTCTCCTTCCTCCTCATCAAAGACCACCACTTTCCAGAAGAAACCCCACTGTCTATGTCTTGAAAACAAGCTCTTCTTCAG TGAGTGAATCTGTAGAAGAGAACGTTCTGGAGATGTTCTTCAAGGATAGAGAAGTAAATGGAGATTTTGTCTCCAAAGTTTCGGACATGCTATGGCAGAGAGAGGTTCTGAAAGTTGTTGATACCGATGCCAGTGAACCAGCTGACACTGCTGAGCAATCACAGCAG GTCATTGAAATTGATGATGATAGCgggtttttgaagctttcaaGAACTCAAGAGTGGTTATTAGGTGACAATTCTGCACCAAGGAATAAGAAAGCCATTGCCAAG GTGTTGCAGAATGACAGTGCAAGAAGGAAGAAACTGAATCTTCTAAAATATGAAGCT CTCAAGAGGGAATTAACACTTTTATCAGTTGGAATTGGGACAGCATGCAGTGGGTACTGTTTGATAGTGCTATCATTTCag GCTGCTGTTAGTTATGCAATTGGGGTTCTTCTCAG TTGCTTATACCTCCAGCTCTTATACCAACATGCGGACGGCCTATCAGAGGAAATGGTTCCTCAGATTTTCAAGCAAAAGAAATCGAAGAA AATAGGAATAAGAAGTGAGGACTTGCAAGACTTCTTTGAGAGAACAATTAAGGGTAGTGGCATTGCTCTTTCTTCTCCCAGACTAGTGATCCCTGCTGCCGTATATGGATTGTGGATCGTGTCGCACAAATTTTTGGCCAATGATTTCTTTGATTTCCAG CTTGTGCCTGCAATGCTTGGGATGTTTGCATACAAGGCAGCTGCTCTTGTTCAAGTATACAGAGATAACGAAGACCTGCAGTTTGTCTTTCCAGAAAACGAGGAACAGTCAAATAAATGA
- the LOC108451396 gene encoding ribonuclease MC-like, with amino-acid sequence MVAVGGLMVACLLVEISCGAVEAVRVQERRLSSGRILGSTDPNTTFAFYKFSLQWPPASCDSSLKCVGDIPAEFTIHGLWPQLSNDKGVILQTGNLVQQLMQAWPDLKNTSSLKTSQTFWSNEWTKHGMCSDYGDKPLDYFKAAINLRNNFVQAFKLERGVSYKVKEIVKKVKAAVNGTPEIACRTKKGGKGAKILLELRLCYKKGNPTPQGIQDCKVSYSGVCKSTLDELTLL; translated from the exons ATGGTGGCGGTGGGTGGTTTGATGGTGGCTTGTCTGTTAGTGGAAATCAGCTGTGGCGCAGTAGAAGCAGTGAGGGTGCAGGAGCGACGACTAAGCAGTGGGCGCATCCTCGGTTCAACAGACCCCAATACTACGTTCGCCTTCTACAAATTCAGTCTACAATGGCCACCTGCTTCATGTGATTCCAGTTTGAAATGTGTGGGAGATATCCCAGCTGAGTTCACCATCCATGGTTTATGGCCACAACTCAGCAATGACAAAGGA GTTATCCTGCAAACCGGGAACCTAGTGCAGCAGCTAATGCAAGCGTGGCCAGACCTAAAGAACACATCATCTCTTAAGACAAGCCAAACATTCTGGAGCAATGAATGGACAAAGCATGGAATGTGTTCTGATTACGGTGACAAACCTCTTGACTACTTCAAAGCTGCCATTAATCTCAGGAATAACTTTGTTCAAG CATTTAAACTTGAACGCGGAGTGAGTTACAAAGTAAAAGAGATAGTAAAGAAAGTAAAAGCGGCAGTAAATGGAACACCTGAGATTGCATGCCGCACAAAGAAAGGCGGAAAGGGAGCAAAGATCTTGCTTGAGCTTCGCTTATGCTATAAAAAAGGAAATCCCACGCCCCAAGGGATTCAAGACTGTAAAGTCTCTTACTCTGGCGTCTGTAAGAGTACCCTTGATGAGCTTACATTACTGTAA
- the LOC108452438 gene encoding F-box protein At2g27310-like gives MASSLPSSSIARGGSGIITTLHPDIIRALILTRLDGPDLASTACVSSYLRSLSTEENLWRDICCSTWPSLDHPRLKQVISTFPSGYRSFFSESFPFPNLQPPKPNVRHSLALATELISAVDIYYNGNPIYSKVVEMETSSSWFLSTPFRLNLLGVDNPAPRSPIKYGSSNDDTWLKHLEENLSLSWIVVDPTREKAVNMSSKRAVSVERHWLTGDVQVRYGRVMEGDEGWGSSRELVACGVVVTCGEKGEGEEMHVREVCMRMEDMDGKGVNGVESLVILERVMGSSRSWKGKGEKEKYEEFMAKKRERKERKTRKDRVLDLICIFSIFAACGAFWWFILPMLPSLLIKFV, from the coding sequence ATGGCTTCGTCTCTGCCTTCATCTTCCATTGCTAGAGGCGGCAGTGGAATAATCACCACCCTTCATCCAGATATAATCCGAGCTCTCATCCTCACGCGGCTGGATGGTCCCGACCTGGCTTCCACCGCCTGTGTTTCCTCTTATTTACGTTCCCTATCTACAGAAGAAAATCTCTGGCGTGACATTTGTTGTTCCACGTGGCCTTCTCTCGATCACCCACGTCTGAAACAAGTTATCTCCACGTTCCCTTCCGGTTACCGCTCCTTCTTCTCCGAATCATTTCCGTTTCCTAATCTCCAACCACCGAAGCCTAACGTCAGGCACTCTTTGGCTCTGGCAACAGAATTAATCTCAGCCGTTGATATTTACTATAATGGAAACCCCATTTATTCGAAAGTCGTAGAAATGGAGACGTCCAGCAGCTGGTTCTTGTCTACACCCTTTCGGCTGAATTTGCTTGGCGTGGACAATCCGGCTCCAAGGTCACCGATAAAATACGGTAGTTCTAACGATGACACATGGCTGAAACATTTGGAGGAGAACTTGAGTTTGAGTTGGATCGTTGTGGACCCGACCCGGGAAAAAGCAGTTAATATGTCTAGTAAGAGAGCGGTTTCGGTGGAACGACACTGGCTGACAGGTGATGTACAGGTGCGATATGGGAGGGTGATGGAGGGAGATGAAGGGTGGGGATCGTCGAGAGAGTTGGTGGCGTGTGGGGTAGTGGTCACGTGCGGGGAGAAAGGAGAAGGAGAGGAGATGCACGTGAGGGAAGTGTGCATGAGGATGGAGGATATGGATGGGAAAGGAGTGAATGGGGTGGAGAGTTTGGTAATTTTGGAAAGGGTTATGGGGAGCAGCAGAAGTTGGAAGGGAAAGGGAGAGAAAGAGAAGTACGAAGAGTTCATGGCAAAGAAAAGggagaggaaagaaaggaaaacGAGAAAGGATAGAGTTTTGGACTTAATTTGCATCTTCTCGATTTTCGCCGCCTGTGGAGCGTTTTGGTGGTTCATTTTGCCCATGTTACCCTCACTCTTAATAAAATTTGTTTAA
- the LOC108450658 gene encoding uncharacterized protein LOC108450658 isoform X2: MFFKDREVNGDFVSKVSDMLWQREVLKVVDTDASEPADTAEQSQQVIEIDDDSGFLKLSRTQEWLLGDNSAPRNKKAIAKVLQNDSARRKKLNLLKYEALKRELTLLSVGIGTACSGYCLIVLSFQAAVSYAIGVLLSCLYLQLLYQHADGLSEEMVPQIFKQKKSKKIGIRSEDLQDFFERTIKGSGIALSSPRLVIPAAVYGLWIVSHKFLANDFFDFQLVPAMLGMFAYKAAALVQVYRDNEDLQFVFPENEEQSNK; the protein is encoded by the exons ATGTTCTTCAAGGATAGAGAAGTAAATGGAGATTTTGTCTCCAAAGTTTCGGACATGCTATGGCAGAGAGAGGTTCTGAAAGTTGTTGATACCGATGCCAGTGAACCAGCTGACACTGCTGAGCAATCACAGCAG GTCATTGAAATTGATGATGATAGCgggtttttgaagctttcaaGAACTCAAGAGTGGTTATTAGGTGACAATTCTGCACCAAGGAATAAGAAAGCCATTGCCAAG GTGTTGCAGAATGACAGTGCAAGAAGGAAGAAACTGAATCTTCTAAAATATGAAGCT CTCAAGAGGGAATTAACACTTTTATCAGTTGGAATTGGGACAGCATGCAGTGGGTACTGTTTGATAGTGCTATCATTTCag GCTGCTGTTAGTTATGCAATTGGGGTTCTTCTCAG TTGCTTATACCTCCAGCTCTTATACCAACATGCGGACGGCCTATCAGAGGAAATGGTTCCTCAGATTTTCAAGCAAAAGAAATCGAAGAA AATAGGAATAAGAAGTGAGGACTTGCAAGACTTCTTTGAGAGAACAATTAAGGGTAGTGGCATTGCTCTTTCTTCTCCCAGACTAGTGATCCCTGCTGCCGTATATGGATTGTGGATCGTGTCGCACAAATTTTTGGCCAATGATTTCTTTGATTTCCAG CTTGTGCCTGCAATGCTTGGGATGTTTGCATACAAGGCAGCTGCTCTTGTTCAAGTATACAGAGATAACGAAGACCTGCAGTTTGTCTTTCCAGAAAACGAGGAACAGTCAAATAAATGA